The Cydia splendana chromosome 21, ilCydSple1.2, whole genome shotgun sequence genome segment taattatacatgaccaattattatgattattataatCAATGTCTACTTGTTGCGTTACAACATAATGGAGTTTCTAAAATAGGCGGTTTAAAAAGGAGAGTTAATACTTTTTAATGTACCATACACAATGCGTATGTGACACCTCTTAAACTGCAAGCATCATTAATATTATATGCTTGTGTAAACGCTTTCTGTCTCGCGGACCGTTAGCAAGCTTAATTGCCATTGTCTATGTACAAAAAAACATTAAGAACTACCTATCTCTTTCATGGAAGAAAACACAATGTCTACTTACTTGAATTTCTCCTCGACACTGCTGGCAGCTTCTCAAACGTCTCCATAGCAGGATATTCCGGTGGATCCTCAACAGGTGGCACGGTCTTCTCAGCAAATCTCTCTTGAAACTGCGACGTCGGCGTATGGAGCTCTCTTTGAGGTTCCTTTGTTTCCACATGAGGCAGGACATACTGGTCGAAGCTCTGACACACGTTGTGACAGTAAGGGTTGTAGCTGTAGTATTCTTCCATCTTCGGGTCGTGGTACGGCTCGCTCCAACAAGGCTCTATGTTTGTATGCATAGGGATATTTGGATAAACTTGTCCGAAGTATTCAGGGCACGTCTGAGGCTGGTACATGTAGTCGTAACGTCGTTCGTTCTTCCAAGTTTCAGTCCTCTCATAGTTGTAAATATTCGTCTGGTTTATGTTGAGTATGTCTTTGACGGAAAACGGCGTGTTTAAATGCGCTGTGTCCTCTAATTTCGGTCGATAAGTCTTCTCTAGGAAATCTTCTTTCTTGTCCTCGATTTCAACGTAGCTGTTGTAGAATTCTTTGCATTCATTGTAGTTGTGCTTGATGTTGTTGTTATTGAAAGATGTTGAGATCTCGTTGTGTTGTTCAAAGACCTCCATTAGGTCACTAATAGACTTGTATTGTGGGCTAACCGTGGAAGACTGATGGTGATTGCGGCGAAGCCAATCCAAGCGGACTCAAGTGGCATGGGCGGGGCTATAGTCGCATCTGCCCCTCTCACACGTATAGGGATCTATGTTTATTTGTCCTTGTCTCGACCCCATGTTTACTACGGTAAATAAAGCGGGTGATTTCATTTGGGCGTAAGATATTTGGGTTGTTTCATGGTTAGTTTGATGGGTTATAAATTTGTGTCAATTGGTTATTTATAGGATTTATGCGTAATGTATGAATTATTCTTAAATAATTCTATTGCCGGAACTCATGTGTCAGGTTTAGAAACATTTTTTAGGCTTTACgtaaaaaacataatataatgtATGCGTGGAtgactaataaaataatattaaaagatgttttttccaattaaattaaattaaaataaataaatttatataagCAATAGTGTTTTATGTGACGTAcgtacgtacagtcacctgcaataaataTCTTGCACAACAAAgcgcgcaaaaatatctgacagtatttttttttatttgtagagtTATGAGAGCGctataatatatacttatttcTTTTCAAATTGTTTTGCACAAGTTTTGCAAGATGTTATCAGGTATCTTAGGTAACTATGGTAGTTTCACCTTTACAAAATAAGTACCTTGCATAAtacctaaggggctgtccataaattacgtcatcgatttttgacgatttttgaccccccccccccctataatcatccaaaaatcatgcttcaaatgaccccatttcctcctacttcatgctaccgtcatccgatgtccagatcccccccccccctaatttgaaatgacataatttatgaatagcccctaaggctGTAGGTATTAAGTGTTATAAACAAAAACGCGTTAAATACTAATTTCCTAAATCCCTTAGTTAAAACGCGTTATCACAACTTTAGAAAAACGGTTTTTCCAAAGGTATAGTTGTTTAATAGATAGTACTAAGTAGTTTTTAACCCCCGACccccccgacgcaaaaagagtggtgttatatgtttgacgctaatgtatgtctgtctgtggcatcgttgCTCTCCAACAGATGCCGATTTCGCTTTTTTAAGTGCAAGCGATTTCTTGCGGTGATTCTTAGCTGTGTTTCatagaaatcgatccagcagtttgaagagtatcagccgggctacccgtccctctttaattaatacagttagaaaaagacgggtagtctatctcgcggcgagatactgtcgcgccaatcatgtgcttggcctacaGCTCGTTTCCAactgaaattttatttttaaatgtgaaaactgaatggtgtgtataataagtggttcggacgtttgtattttagtttgtattttattttgggtagttccatttcataactttgacgataaagaggaaaacccacctcaccccgtagtgcctcgtatttggggtgagagggtttttcatacaaaggtgattttggaagattgttggatggATTTTTTTGTTATGCGTTACTATagccccattttaaattggaatacattttttttgtagcagtagccttacaatcccttctcacccccctctcaaaccttctctccccattcataacccaactctccccgcgaaacctactcaccccgttttaggATACCTAGTACCTACACATACAATATATGAGTGAACTGCAAAAAAtagtacatagttaagcacatgtaattagtctaaagttaattgattccattgtgttaccacagttgCCATTTCTATtaaagttagatgcatgaaagtgtgttagcgtaggctatagacttatatgtgtacgaattaagtacaataaatacaatacaattcacatagttaattttcgtaacacaaatgattCGATTAAGTTAAgtctaatcacagcttctttttgcaattcactcatatgTAGCTTACACCATCAAAGAttcattaaccttttcgacgccatgtcaaacacaaaagctgtcactcggacgccacgtcatcgaagtgtcaaaactgaaattgaactttatgcatatgtacgtaggtctatgttgctctgtggtctgtgaccgattaatcggtctttggcgttgaacctgcggtgcggaaaTATCGGTCATTGgggtccaaaaggttaataagaCAGATAAATGTTGTTGGCGTTTGGCTTTCTACCGTTCCGTAAATTATGAGTCAACTTTTGAAGACTTTGGTTATCAAAAGTTggcgtttgacaattcagttacCAGAAAACATGTTAGGCCAAGATAaacctgcaacgattttgatagcacacgcagtgcaagtgttatttatacgtcagaataatgtcatagaagtttgacgtttaaaataacacttgcattgcgtgtgctgtcactatcaaaatcgttgcagacttctcctggtctaactctacctaaggGCGTCGTTAGTACTCGATGTAATATAGCGCCATTTACATCCACCGTCAATAAAACTCATATCATATAGTCAATGTTTTTCTTCGAGTTTAtgacttaggggctgtccataaattacgtcatcgatttttgacgattttcgacccccccccccctaaaatcatccaaaaatcatgcttcgaatgaccccgtttcctcctacgtcatgctaccatcatccgatgtccagacccccaccccccctaatttgaaataaagtaatttatgaatagccccttatgcAATCAATGCATCTTCCCGAAGGCCAGGTGCAGCGCTCTGCCAGAAGGCCAGGTGCAGCGGCTGACGATGACGCCCAGACTGCCAAGTACCGCAAATATGCATTTCTGAAACATAGTTACGGATTTGCGGCACTGGCGGTCGAGACTTTTCGGCCTTGGTCGTCAGACACCAAAACCTGTTGgggtgtctggcgacctacgagcAGGGTCATATTTTGCCCAAAGGTACACAACCGGGGAAATGCCCTCAGTGTCCTGGGGACTATGCCAGGTGACATTAGGGTTAGTCGAAAATTTATTGAGCacctatgtaaatattgtaaatatatattgtacttaactttaaatgaataaaaatcaaTGCATCTTTAGCCTAAGCAGAAACTTTTACAAGCCATGACCTAGTGACTAATCTCACCTCCAGCCAGGCATATCGCATTGCATAAAATAGGATAGTTTACGAGGCGATAATAGGCGTTCTGTTTAAGTGACGGAGGTGCGAGCCGCGATGTTTACTCTCATCTTTCGTCGCCGAACGACGATCAGGCAGAGTATTCACAGTGAGAATGAGTCCAtttaggggcccactgattaccagttagccggacgatatcagcctgtcagttaaacgtaaaatttgacagctccgaacaactgacaggctgatatacTGCGAACAAGtaataatcaataaatgtacctatataaatatggATTTatccataaaataaaatcattaaatcatttatgattttttatatttatttattatttttatatgactTTGACCGGTGTTCTTTCACTGacaatatgtgttaaaattgttaaatatcaaacggtgtcgtcaacgctatctagccgagtataggccaaaggtgtggcgccatctattcgagaatgactttttcttgattttcgaggcacgttttttccttagactctacctatcttatacggagttacatacaTCTTTGgtcgctagggacctcataTTGTTACCGTGATGACAAtgtacaaaatggtacttaaATGAAATGTACGGTACATTACATGCTGGTTCGAATGACAGTTGGACTCCAGTTCAATGCGTTTGGTTTGACTCCCAGGGGGCCTGTGAAGTCGCCGTTGTTTGGGTGACGGGCGTTACTATGTGCTTTTTAATAAGGTCATTCAGTATTATTTGATTCCATTGAAAATAGGCTCAATTCTCATATTTATGATATAAACAATAACGGGGATTCATTAAACTGTTTTACTTAAGTAGTTATTATCATTACACACTGTAGTCTGTAGGTAGATAATATGAGTAGcgaagggctcatttagacggcggTGCGAGAACTGCGATGTTGCGAGTTTaattacattgcgttatttCATCGGTCGGATGAATTGATGTAACCTCAATGGTCCGCAATGTAAAACGTATAACGTTACTAAAACGTATACGTTAAAACGGCTTTACGGATTTATTTTCAGCACACTAATAGTTTACAAAAGAAAAGAACTTCGGATGCCTTTTATCCTGGAATTCATCCCTCAAGGGAATGAATTGGGGGCCGAAATTTTATATCCCGATCCCGAAAAGGAGGGCAAGGAGTTCTGCGACTTTTACCCGTATGAAATCGCGTGTAGAAGCTAGTTGAATAATAAGTCGACTAACTGACGGGTACTAAACCTTTTGTAAATACTCTGCGCTAAACTTCTTCAAGTTTATATTTGCCTCGTCCCAGTTCGACTCGAACTGTTCGAGTTGGGTCCACCGCGGCTGGACGTTTCCCAGGCGACACTAACGACGGCGACCGACAAATATAATGGAACTAACTTTATCAACTATCGTTTTAGCAACTTACGTGTTTGCTTGAAAGGTAGTCAGTTCagtataatttatttcataattcgTACGTACGTAACTAAAATAGtatacgagttcgcgcgccgtctaaatgagccatTGCAGGTAAGTACGGGAAATTTACGGTAGGGGCAAAATACGGGAAAATAATGTTTGGTCGTAGAACCACCCCCACTCTTGGTTAGAAACCTGTGCAACTACTTAGGTAAGTAGATATATTAGGTCTAAATTTACGATTTCGACTATTCGATAACAGTCctatgtaagtacctagtaaAAGTCATTCAATAAGACCTTTTTATTGCCCTATGAAGTGCCTATTAGCTTTTCCCCTCGCCCCAAAcaataggtagagttagaccaagaaaagtctgcaacgattgtgATAGCATACGCATTGCAAGTGTTACTTAATTCATTTGAATAATTTCATagcagtttgacgtttaaaataacacttgcactgcgtgtgctatcaaaatcgttacagacttttcttggtctaactctacctaaatATTTTTCCGAACCCTACATTTCGtaaaatttacataaatataaggTCATCACTCGAGCCCCACAAATCCACATATTTGTAATGGGCGGCTTGATTACGTTGGTTCCTAATTAGTTTACATAAGCGTTCATTAATCATCGACAGAGACGGCGCGATGCGAGCGACGAGCGCGGAGCTATTCTTAATGATCATTAAGTTGATTAATAACTTGTTCTTA includes the following:
- the LOC134801207 gene encoding uncharacterized protein LOC134801207 produces the protein MEVFEQHNEISTSFNNNNIKHNYNECKEFYNSYVEIEDKKEDFLEKTYRPKLEDTAHLNTPFSVKDILNINQTNIYNYERTETWKNERRYDYMYQPQTCPEYFGQVYPNIPMHTNIEPCWSEPYHDPKMEEYYSYNPYCHNVCQSFDQYVLPHVETKEPQRELHTPTSQFQERFAEKTVPPVEDPPEYPAMETFEKLPAVSRRNSKTPTSPCSDKMDRKDKRAKRKPRILFSQTQVHELEKRFNAQRYLSAPEREEMAKYLHLSPTQVKIWFQNRRYKSKRIKPDEVSTSTDAKPSKNIGRKFFKPESKEKEDISFDTFKSIADTYEKDESLTSTNYFEDTFPYEENQEKFFREKTEEKVSSNVGMYYVNHSYEMPKDYNETPEVKKYFSKLQFIDSF